Part of the Solanum pennellii chromosome 10, SPENNV200 genome is shown below.
TTCACATTGGCCCATCATCTCAGCAGATTGGGCTTTAGGTGATAACTTTTGGTTCTCGAGAGTCAACTGTTAATTTTtgagtaactttcacatatagcaaacataaaatttatatttgtatgctataccaaagtttacataattgcgctccatagcaaacataaatatgtatagtttgttatacatatacaaagaaaccaattgtatacaaatcaattggataatttgtatatgtataaaacgagaaagagagaaagacaaaataaaattgggcatgagaatatttgtattgtataattataagtgtataggacgaaaatatatgtatttgcaagtgtatatacaattttctctcactttatacaaacagaaacgtagtttatacatttcgtttctgtttgtataagtgatagaggcgagggtggcaagcgagatctgggagagtggCGAACGAGATCTGGCagaggggagagagggaaacgaaaatatatgtatatatacaattttttttctcgctttatacaaacagaaacacattttatacacttgtgtttgtataaaagtgagagggagcgagcgagagagggagggTGGCAAGCAAGAGTTTGAAGGAGAGAGGTGacgacaaacagtttgctacaaagtacaattaaattaaagtgtggttatagcatttaatttgatttatcaGTTTGccattttatacaatttccccttaattttttaagttaagcAGAACtagattaaataaatatttcaaaattaaaaaatgaatttagatGTTATACGAAAAAAAGCTATAGGTTGCAATGTTTTTCATGTCAGTATGATTAAAAAACAcagtatataaaaatattggtCAAAATTTACATATAGTTTGAATCTAGAAAATGAGAATTAGGGCCGGAGGAGCATATAGTCGTTGGTTATAAGTACGTCGAGACGAGTAGGCAGGGTACGATGGAGCTCATTAGTTAACAAATAGTTATCTTGATAGGTGTTATAGTGACATTGACAATTGAATGAATGTGTTTTGACCGCTCGTAAAAGTTCAATTTTTGGATAAATTAATAGagatttacttgaaaaaaatattgaaattatctAAAATGAGAATATAATGTATTCTTAGTGCAATCGATAGAAAAATAGCCTATTTTAAATAGGTACCTTAATTTATCACAATTTGAACTTAATCAAACAAGAAACCAAAGTAGATTTAGAAAGAgactatttgtttaatttaattaacggAAAAGGGCTCAAAATACTTtcgaagtattggaaatggtacaaaattatccttcattttcatctattggctccaaaatgccttCTCaaccacctattggctccaaaatacccttctcattcacctttaggttcaaaattgatcacttatttaatgattttaaatttaaactatttagatattttttaaaaatactcggcgttcaactattggttacaacttaagtttttaatattatttataaaccaactcactacccactcattactaattaaacccacccaattaataaaccaattCTAATGTCAAAATCGTCCTAAACACTCCTAAAACAAGGCGAAATCACAGATTCTTGAAAAtaacatccaaaattattcgagtccgaactGAAGCCCCCAATAATATTTAGGTTTAGCCTCTTATTTAGGAGGATGCTTTCAATacgattctctttcaagattgaattcaaaatttatgattataggtaaagaagtagtacaCCTCGAATTAATTCGTGCACttttttaatatagttttataaatatatgtgatttatattaaatattacaattataatatatttttttaaaaaagttatctattaaataacatcacataatgaaGATGAAGTAATAATAAAGATGAACGCAGTCAGAATTtcaagtttatcggtaattattatttagacacttgaattataatatgttttgattgagaacttgaatgtatgataatatacttctatagacattttcgcctcaaaattttataaacacTCATTGGCAGTAGATTTACTATTGTTGCATTAGTAAAGGGTcaggtttaattagtaatgagtgATAAtgtattgatttataaattatattaataagttaagttataaaaaatagttaagggccacatatttaaaataatatttaaatagtttaaatttaaaaccgttaaataagtgatcaattttgaactcaaaggtggatgacaagggtatttgaAGCCTATAAGCGAGTGAGAAGGGTATTTCGGAGCCAACAGGTGGATAGagataattttgtaccatttctaatacttcaagggtattttagaccttTTCCGTTTAATTAATCCCATGAAACATTCCACAAATACAAAATGCACTGCTGTATATTGATATAGAGATTCAAAGAAAATGAGctgttctttttaatttattaaaaaaataaaaaatcatgtattgattttttatctcaatttacgtgatattatttaattgtttaagAATGacacattttatataaaatagtaattttaactttaatcttctcatttttctttaatgaGGTGATTTATAACTACACAAATAtctgtaatatattttttagacgGTAAATTTCAAAGTcgatcttttattttttttaaaaatttatatcaaatcaaatgtCATCACACAAAATTGAGACGGAGaatatattataagaaaaaaagtttgatgatttgaaaaattgaaattattttattgtattatgtGATTGATTTCACTATAAAAAAACAAGTTGTCAAAGTCAATAACGTATATactaagtatttttttttttgtacctAATTAACGATTCTATtgtatgattaattaatatttgtgtcAATGAGAACACTTTATTTTCAAACAATCGTAATTCTTATTTTCATACTGCAAAATGACACCACATATGATTACAAGTTGCATGGcagttaattgattttttttttttttaatgttaaataatGAACCTTATTTAAATCAACATTAATTGATTGGGGGACTCTCACAATTGAATAATTTGTGACAATCTATATAAACTAACAacaaataaatcatgaactcttgaattaataataataataataatacaaataaattgataatattatccctatttcctaaaaaaaataaaattaaatgctactttaatatatgaaaacataatattttaggCATGATATGCACTAAGTTACTAAAACTTAGGTGCATGGAACGTGCATTTCTTAGACTTATTGTATTAAGAATAGGGATGGAGtcaaattattcttttatgattttttcattTGTTCTAATATTTATTcgataaaatttgaatttacgtattgtgtgatttatttatttttttaaattgttgtttttaataagattttttcattttttgaaactCGAACTCAAATTATTAACTAGCTAGATAAGCAAACTTCTAATTAATTTACTACAAGAATTTGGTTGTAGCAGAAAAAGACATAATctattaaagatttttttatatttagaattttaaatcgagatctttaattaaaagaaaataattttattcagtGCACCATATCTTTTAACGATGTGATAAGGATGTTGATATCTCAAACCTTCTATTCAAGCATGAAATGAAGcaaaaagtaaattatatacattataagtatattaagagtatattaatgtatttcaactatcatcaatatattttaatcaaatcttccatataattttattttttttctccatgaatattctttttattcatttatcCCACatccaaattcatttttttaaaaccaaaacaCCACTAATTTCAAATCTCACACGTAAGCCATTGACTtccaattttttgttttttaattggaccaatttcttttttcatcttATACCAAATTAAATAGCTAAACCAAATAAAAACCACTCCCATAATTCTCATAAAACCAACTCTTTAATTTTCACAATATCATCATGAacatcaccaccaccaccaccacctctGATCCAAATTCTAGCACCGGGCGGTTCCTCGGATCGGAACAAATCGGTGTTTCCGCTACCATTGTTCTACTATTTGCAACCATAACAATGACTTCATATTTTTGTACTCGAAAACAAACACCACAAAATCGCGATGAAAATAATTGCGCGGACGTGGAAATGAAGATTGATATTGAAGCAACACTTTTGAGTTACCCTAAGTTGTTATATTCAGAAGCTAAGGTCAAGTATTATACTAAGGACTCATCATCAACAACTAGTACTTGTTGTTCAATATGTTTAGGTGATTACAATGATAATGATATGCTAAGGTTGTTACAAGATTGTGgacatttatttcatttgaaatgTGTCGATCCTTGGCTTATGTTGAATCCAACTTGTCCAATTTGTAGAACATCACCATTGCCAACACCACAATCTACTCCTTTGGCTGAGGTTGTTCCTTTGGCTTCTAGACCTTCGGGACTGATGTTACAGTAAAAATTCTGACTCTGCTACTGACTTCGATCTTATTGGCTCAAAGTTTTATATTGCATGCTTGGTACCAAATTCTTTGGTGTTCTTGATGACAAGTTTGTAAGTGAGTTATAaccaattataatataatattgatcaTGGAGTATTACaataaaacatgatttttaaaatatgtatatgaaaCTTTTAGAGTTTAGTCTTGTATATCttaaataattctaaaaatagacctttattataaaattttatagacTTATCCTACGTGTGATGACACTATGTTAGATCCAAATTATGTTTTGTCTTTAGGGTCCCGTTGACCTTGTAggttaatttgaaaaaaaaaaacttaggaTATACATAAAAGTAGTTGTAATTGAagattattttgtattatttttctctATCATAGTAGATaacctttaattattttttattaattcgaaAACACAAGTTTGGCTAAACCTACTTAatctttaaattcattttttttttctatttattagtGTGTGGTGATATGCTATTTATAATCTAGAATCTTCTGCAACATAAACAAacaaagataaataaataattcatgtcatgtaacataaaatacataaaaataatcatcatataaaatatatgactATACCTAAATCTTTGGTGCATGGAACGTGCAATTAAGTAGAGTGCTCATtaagaagagagagaaagagtcaaatttaaattattaactaCTAAATTaaacttataattaatttactatTGATTAAAGTTGAAAAAATGTAGCAGAAAAAGATGTTGATCACATGAAACAAAGAGACTTTAGAGAAAGTTGACATCTCAAAACTTCACATTCAAGCCTTAAATTATGTAtcgtaatttttattttatatttttttaaaaagaaaaatactttttttgttatatatattgattgtttCGAAATATTTGTTACtttacaaaatgaaaaatatttttttaatttaattttatcaattaattatcgttttgaaaatataaataagtttgtaaagttttaaaaaaaaggagtaaattagtacaaaatgtCAACGTTTACTATTTATTAAGAAGTGTGTAAAGGAAACAGTGAACAATTAATATAGAACGGATAAATATTAGTTAGGATGCTAGGGTAGTGATTTTATCCTTCATTGATATTTGAATCGTCGTAACATCACTTACAATTGAGGTGTCTTCGAGAATAATGTAACTATtacaattaaaatgaaaaaaatatatttgttttaaactttacaataacttaaaataaatatttttaaaattacgaAACATAATTTGaaactacaaaaataaaagCACTATAGTCTAATATATATCCATTACATACATATCTATTCACTACAAATTAAAGACTCAAcgtattattttttgttcattttctttttctaagtccaaattcatttcattcaatCAAAACCGTTGACTTTTCATATAAATTATCTCAATTTGGACCATTTACTTAATTTTGGTCTTATAATACCAATGGCCaaccaaccaaaaaaaaaaaaaaaccactcCCATAGCCATAATTCTCTTTAAAAAAACATCATGaataacaccaccaccaccaccctcTCCGATCCAAGTTCCGGCACCGACGGATTCCTCGGATCGGGTCATATCGGAGGGTTTGGGTATGGGATCGGTGTCTCAGTAGGTATACTTCTTTTAATTACAACGATAACCCTCACATCATATTTTTGTACTCGAAATCAAACGCTAGAGTTACCACCACCAAGGAGAAGACATAGAATTAATCGAAGTACGTTACAACATGATGGTCAAGacgataacaacaacaacaacaacaattgtATAGTCGATATTATTGGAATCGATGAGACAACTCTTTTAAGTTATCCTAAGTTGTTGTACTCTGAAGCTAAGGTAAATCATAAAGACACAACAGCTAGTTGTTGTTCAATATGTTTAGCTGATTACAAGAATAAAGATATGTTGAGATTATTACCAGATTGTGAACATTTGTTTCATTTGAAATGTGTGGATCCTTGGCTTATGTTGAATCCAAGTTGTCCTGTTTGTAGAACATCTCCTTTGCCAACACCACAATCAACACCTTTGGCTGAGGTTGTTCCTTTGGCTACTAGACCTTTGGGATGAATTCACTGCTCGACTAATTCAGATTCATACAACATAAAGATCGTACGAGAAAACGTACGCTTTTCGATTGAAGATATCATTATTTCTACATTGGTAATGATATTAGTATCTTGATCTTGTTTCTTTGGCAACTTGATCTTTGGGATGACTGACTCGACTAATTCAGATGCACGTCAAGGAAATGTCTTCATTGgtaattaattacattagttTCTTGatcttgtttatttttttcttcttataattGCTTTGTGTAAACTGTagattaattagttttttttttcttacattgaccccattttctgaaaaatttaGCACAGTTGTAATTATTAGTCCTTGAAAGGGAAACATTGATTAgtcaattttcttgattttttttgttttggtgtGTGTTATTcgattctcttttttttcttcctatttcttcttcttttttggatGATATTATAAGGTCTATCAATTAATTAAgagtaaatttttgaaatagtaaatacaataaatataataaggttttataattataatttagatAATTGcgctttataattataattttatttgctATGGAGGTCCTGATTTGTATATTTCGTTTGTCCATTTGTGTATTTCACTtgcaaatatataaataaggtaagtatatacaaatttgtatttttacatttagaaaattttcaGAACTCCGTTTATATATTTCCATTGCCGATATACGAACATTCAAAACTCTGTTTATGAATTTCCCTTGccaatatatatacaaacatgataatttattgcaaatttttcataaaccatacaaataataaggtaaatatatacaaattaggaattatacaaaattttgatttatataattagGTGAATTATACCATTCTGgatgaattatacaaattaaataaacagCAAAATTTTAGAAAGcaaatcacaatttttcaaaacaatagCTATTCTGCACAACTTTTCTATAAATTATTAGGTGGACAAAACAAGTAAGAGTCGTAGTACAATATATTTGGTTGGCTGCATCAAGAAAAATGAACTCTAcaacatatatttcaaatattgatgatatgtaaatttttattgttaattatatatattaacgATAGCGAAgtcaaaagttattttaaaaaatgttcaaacaaaaaaaattctcaatttataagggtattttagtaatcaatatttaatattcGTTATGGACTTGTAATTAAAGCTAATATTTCATCTAAGTGTACTACTTTATGTAAGATAGAAGAAAGTGtattaataatacataaaaagcTTAGAGTAACCAATTAAAAATCCTATTGAAgtaggtattttttttttgtataatctTCCACCAAATGAATGATTGTTACATCACAGTTATTTTAAGTATAACTAATCTTCGAATCGACTTGATCACctaattaatattattcttttttgtgGCGTAGTTAAGACTGgacataaaatattgaaaattgaattatttaattaaatagaaatttttggtaatttgatatttgataaTTCGATATTCAATTAGGTACTCGaaagtaaaattttagaatagtGGTGTTTGGATTTGACTTGAGACATAAAGAATTATTTAGTTAATGAagtcatatatcaacatatttATTACTCATTaatacaaatcaaaagaaaaagttaaagaGTAAACATAAACAACTCAAATACATATGTTTTATTAGTAGTAtcaatttgtttttcttgataTCTTCTTATTTGTTGATCTTCTATTATATCGTGTcttcacataaaaaaatataaaagtaattgaAGAAATATCGTATTAACTTTGTAATACAATTGGCCAACACTTCAATAAATTATCGAATACTGTATCAACTcaatgtttaatttattgattatcaAATTACCGaactgaaattaaaaaaattgatcattaatatttatttttaattatcaattatcGAAATACTgaacacaaaattaaagaatatcaaGTTATCAACAAACTTACTTTTGATTTGTAAAGGGAGTCTCCCTCGTGATGatgatattttgttttatttttaagggTGTATTCAATACCaaagacaaaattttgaaaataatttcaatttttactatttatgtaaattttgtATACagtattttatatgaaaatatattattaaatattgtagCGGTAAtaagtttttttcaaaatttagtattgtaacaacaatttcaataaaaattttaatatattttatatcttttttccttatatatattaacttgtgAACTCATTTATAAAATTGACTAACTGTTCAGTGAAAAGGAACAAGGAgtgaaaatgtttttcacaCTAATATtagtgaaggaatattgattgtattcaagtgttaagggaatacatgggagatatatataggagatataggaaggagtactaatcctaataggactaggattaaggagtactaatcctaataggactaggattagtacacagtaaatactaatattattttatactatttatttaatactatctgttattatcccccctcaagctgagctgagcggaagcgaacggaagcttggaactgaggtaatcgtgttgtcggctcgggagaggcttggtgagaatatcagccggttgttcttcagtgggtacatactgcacagtcatggtgccggcctgaacttcatcgcgaacaaagagacaatcggtatcaacatgcttcattctggtgtgtaggacggaattcttggccacacagatggttgatttgttgtcacaatagagagcaggaacagtgtgagtggcgcggagttcgcgaagaatatatgtgacccacatggtctcagcagcaagaagagcaagggcgcggtattcagcttcagtcgaggaccgagagaccttgggttgtttttttgtacaccaggagatcaggttcggccccaaaaaaacgagaaaccccgatgtagattttctgtcatttttatcattcgcccaatctgaatctgagaaaccccgaagctccaagtccccgggtcgaatgagtaaaccacgaccaagagtgccaaaaatgtacctgagaatgcgttttagacaatggtaatcatgttcacttggttgatgcatgcgctgagcaactcggttgacagcaaactggatgtcaggacgggtaatggccagatactgtagagccccaatgaggctgcggaagtgggtgatatcggcaaagggggtgtcggctccattcgtagacgaagagactgccatcggtgttggttgactggtgcatttttccagtccagctttctgcaacagatctcgagcatattttgactgatgaagaaacaagccgctgcctgtccgagaaacctccattcccagaaaataatgtaacgggccaaggtccttcattttgaaggtagtatgcatagctcgagtgacatcctgaatgagagctgcagtagagcctgtaataatgatatcatctacatagacaagaagaatgactgtaccgtgtgctgaatgtcgagtaaacagactcgtgtcgtgtacgcaacacgtgaagccgagtccctggaggaacgttttcagacgtgtgtaccaagcacggggggcttgcttgagcccatacagagacttctggagtttgcaaacatgttgagggaagcggggatcaacatagcccggtggttgcgtcatgtagatagtttcatcaagcatgccatgaagaaaagcattggaaacatccaactgattgatgagccaattgttgcgcacggcgagtgacagtaccaggcgaatggtttcctgccgaataacaggactgaatgtctcggagtaatcaagcccatactcctgattgtagcctttagcaaccaaacgagccttgtacctggaaatactgccatccgcattgtgtttaattttgtacacccatttacagcccactgggtgccgcccatggggcttaggtacaagaacccaagttttctgatcagtcaaagccttaaactcgtcatccatagcatgacgccaataagcattttttgaggcaacagagtaggttgttggttcactatcgggaaggggtgtatttggtagtatggtagcctgaaaggttttgggtttaaagataccggctttgccacg
Proteins encoded:
- the LOC107001801 gene encoding RING-H2 finger protein ATL70-like — protein: MNITTTTTTSDPNSSTGRFLGSEQIGVSATIVLLFATITMTSYFCTRKQTPQNRDENNCADVEMKIDIEATLLSYPKLLYSEAKVKYYTKDSSSTTSTCCSICLGDYNDNDMLRLLQDCGHLFHLKCVDPWLMLNPTCPICRTSPLPTPQSTPLAEVVPLASRPSGLMLQ
- the LOC107001800 gene encoding RING-H2 finger protein ATL70-like, whose product is MNNTTTTTLSDPSSGTDGFLGSGHIGGFGYGIGVSVGILLLITTITLTSYFCTRNQTLELPPPRRRHRINRSTLQHDGQDDNNNNNNNCIVDIIGIDETTLLSYPKLLYSEAKVNHKDTTASCCSICLADYKNKDMLRLLPDCEHLFHLKCVDPWLMLNPSCPVCRTSPLPTPQSTPLAEVVPLATRPLG